One Clostridium sp. CM027 genomic window carries:
- a CDS encoding (2Fe-2S)-binding protein, which produces MEQNINNEIMDKITKTCLCKAIPRSTIKKAIQNGARTVEEVQKATGAGTGGCNGHRCTPKIEEILKQELEKEQNNA; this is translated from the coding sequence ATGGAACAGAATATAAACAATGAAATAATGGATAAAATTACAAAAACATGTTTATGTAAGGCAATACCGAGGTCTACAATAAAAAAAGCTATACAAAATGGTGCAAGAACTGTAGAGGAAGTTCAAAAAGCTACAGGGGCGGGAACAGGCGGATGCAATGGGCATAGATGTACTCCTAAAATTGAGGAGATACTAAAACAAGAATTAGAGAAAGAACAAAATAACGCATAA
- a CDS encoding nucleoside deaminase has product MKKHFINESLKEAKRSLLLGEVPVGAVIVKDNVIIARAHNLRETLQDATAHAEVLAIKKACEVIGSWRLTGCDMYVTLEPCPMCAGAILQSRISKLYIGIFDPSVGACGSVINVLQNDDLNHWTEINWLYTEECGNLLTDFFKDKR; this is encoded by the coding sequence ATGAAAAAACATTTTATTAATGAATCATTAAAAGAAGCCAAAAGATCATTATTATTAGGGGAAGTACCTGTAGGTGCAGTTATAGTTAAAGACAATGTAATAATTGCTAGGGCGCACAACCTCAGAGAAACGCTTCAAGATGCTACGGCCCATGCAGAAGTTTTAGCTATAAAAAAAGCCTGTGAAGTAATAGGAAGTTGGAGATTAACTGGATGTGATATGTATGTAACGTTAGAACCATGCCCTATGTGTGCAGGTGCTATATTACAGTCTAGGATAAGCAAATTATATATAGGCATCTTTGATCCTAGCGTAGGGGCTTGTGGGTCAGTTATAAATGTTCTTCAAAATGATGATTTAAATCACTGGACAGAAATAAATTGGTTATACACCGAGGAATGTGGTAATTTATTGACTGATTTTTTTAAAGATAAAAGATAG
- a CDS encoding phasin family protein, with product MNNDIKNFFLAGLGSAAYTYEKATNLIDDFVQKGKLTLEEGKNLSEELKRTVKGKKEESKVFTEEEKPLTKEDMLLLLSEMSFATKEDIETLNKRLSNLETLQP from the coding sequence TTGAATAATGATATAAAAAATTTTTTCCTCGCTGGACTAGGATCTGCGGCATATACTTATGAAAAAGCTACAAATCTAATAGATGATTTTGTACAAAAGGGTAAATTAACCTTAGAAGAGGGTAAGAATTTATCTGAAGAACTAAAAAGAACCGTAAAAGGAAAAAAAGAAGAATCTAAAGTTTTTACAGAAGAAGAAAAGCCTTTGACAAAAGAAGATATGTTATTACTCCTTTCAGAAATGAGCTTTGCAACTAAAGAAGATATTGAAACTTTGAATAAAAGATTATCAAATTTAGAAACCCTTCAGCCATAA
- a CDS encoding AarF/ABC1/UbiB kinase family protein, with translation MRRNSVNRFRTIIKVLGSYGFGYIIDSKFNKQNKLPENLRKAFEELGPTFIKIGQILSTRPDLLPSAYIVELSKLQDSVLPENIETIKKVFFDQFGKSTTECFQKFYEEPLASASISQVHKATLKDGRDVVVKIQRPDIAKKMKLDISILVRIIKFTKTKFSDSPIDPEEALHEILLATELELDFNNEVKNINNFKNLNKDVAFLYVPYVVQDLSSTRVLTMERIYGFKVDDMKKLLTFHYDLDDLGKKLALSYLKQVLQDGFFHGDPHPGNIFICEGKICFIDFGIMGSLSNSLKSTLNDMISAVVLNDINKMISSLLSIGIKKGYVDRNKLYEDLDYLIVNYLSVSLNNIQISVMLSEIFNIAKQNNIRLPRDFTLLIRALVILEGVIASIAPDIKIIDIAIPYVKDNNKFSLLKNLDSNTLLIYTYSFIKDSFKLPSKIIELSESLITGRAKLQLEHKNLNAPINELNKGINRLVFGLIISSMIIGSCTILNSNIGPKIYNISLIGITGFLAAAFMGFWLLISIIKSGKL, from the coding sequence ATGCGACGTAATTCTGTTAATCGATTTAGAACAATTATTAAAGTTCTTGGCTCTTATGGCTTTGGATATATTATAGACTCTAAATTTAACAAACAAAATAAACTCCCTGAAAATTTAAGGAAAGCCTTTGAAGAGCTTGGCCCTACTTTTATAAAGATTGGCCAAATATTGAGTACTAGACCAGATTTATTACCCTCAGCTTATATAGTAGAACTGTCAAAGCTCCAAGATAGCGTACTTCCAGAAAACATTGAAACCATAAAAAAAGTATTCTTTGATCAATTTGGAAAATCAACAACTGAGTGTTTTCAAAAGTTTTACGAAGAACCTTTAGCCTCTGCATCTATTTCTCAAGTGCATAAGGCTACCTTAAAGGATGGTAGGGATGTAGTAGTTAAAATACAAAGACCAGATATTGCAAAAAAGATGAAATTAGATATTTCTATACTCGTTCGTATAATAAAATTCACAAAAACAAAATTCTCTGATTCACCAATCGACCCTGAAGAAGCCTTACATGAAATACTTTTAGCAACTGAACTTGAGCTTGATTTTAACAATGAAGTTAAAAATATAAATAACTTTAAAAATCTCAACAAAGATGTTGCATTTTTATATGTACCTTACGTGGTTCAAGATTTATCTAGTACTAGGGTTTTAACTATGGAAAGAATTTATGGCTTTAAAGTAGATGATATGAAAAAGCTCCTAACTTTTCATTATGATCTTGATGATTTAGGTAAGAAATTAGCTTTATCTTACTTAAAACAAGTTCTACAAGATGGCTTTTTTCACGGAGATCCACACCCCGGAAATATATTTATATGCGAAGGTAAAATTTGTTTTATTGACTTTGGAATTATGGGGAGTCTCTCGAATTCATTGAAATCAACACTAAATGATATGATATCAGCTGTTGTTCTTAATGACATAAATAAAATGATTTCATCTCTTTTATCTATAGGAATAAAAAAGGGCTATGTAGATAGAAATAAACTATATGAAGACTTAGATTATCTAATTGTAAATTATCTTTCAGTTTCTTTAAACAACATTCAGATTTCCGTTATGCTCTCTGAAATCTTTAATATAGCTAAACAAAACAATATTCGTCTACCTCGTGATTTTACACTTCTAATAAGAGCTCTTGTAATTTTAGAAGGTGTAATAGCAAGTATCGCTCCTGATATAAAAATAATAGATATAGCTATCCCTTATGTAAAGGATAATAATAAATTTTCTTTATTAAAAAATCTAGATTCTAATACTTTACTTATTTATACATATTCATTTATAAAAGATTCATTTAAACTTCCATCAAAAATTATAGAATTATCTGAAAGTCTAATAACGGGAAGAGCTAAACTTCAATTAGAACATAAAAATTTAAACGCTCCTATAAATGAATTAAATAAAGGTATAAACCGATTAGTTTTTGGCCTTATTATTTCTTCAATGATTATAGGATCTTGTACAATTTTAAATTCTAATATAGGGCCTAAAATATATAACATATCACTTATTGGTATAACTGGTTTTTTGGCTGCGGCATTTATGGGCTTTTGGTTATTAATCTCTATAATAAAATCCGGCAAATTATAA
- a CDS encoding phosphatidylserine decarboxylase, which produces MIKYYNRKQNKYEIEKVAGEKYLNWSYSSPSGKGLVELLLKKKLFSKLYGYYCDTKISSRKIKDFIKDFDIDMSLYTKTYNEYSSFNDFFIRPLNTSARIIDKNNNALISPCDGKILAYDNINLNDLVQVKGFTYSLKELLQDNEVYNLYDGGTCLIFRLCPTDYHRFHFIDDGVCSDTTRIKGHYYSVNPIALKNIKKLFCQNKREWSIFHSDNFGDVICMEVGATCVGSILQSYSTDAKITKGEEKGYFKFGGSTVILFFKKDVVKIHEDLLNQTQLGFETSVLMGEEIGLK; this is translated from the coding sequence ATGATTAAGTATTACAATAGAAAACAAAATAAATATGAAATTGAAAAGGTCGCTGGTGAAAAGTATTTAAATTGGTCTTATTCCTCTCCTTCTGGAAAAGGACTAGTTGAGTTATTACTTAAGAAAAAGCTATTTTCAAAATTATATGGTTATTACTGCGACACAAAAATAAGTTCTAGAAAAATCAAAGATTTTATTAAAGATTTTGATATTGATATGTCTTTATACACTAAGACTTATAATGAGTATTCGTCTTTTAATGATTTTTTTATAAGACCTTTAAATACAAGTGCCCGAATAATTGATAAAAATAATAATGCTTTAATCTCGCCTTGTGACGGCAAAATTTTGGCTTACGATAATATTAACTTGAATGATTTAGTCCAAGTAAAAGGCTTTACTTATTCGCTTAAAGAACTACTCCAAGATAATGAAGTATACAATTTGTACGATGGAGGTACCTGCTTAATCTTTAGATTATGCCCAACTGATTATCATCGCTTTCATTTTATTGATGATGGTGTCTGTAGCGATACAACTAGAATCAAAGGTCATTATTATTCTGTAAACCCTATAGCATTAAAAAATATAAAAAAATTATTTTGTCAAAATAAAAGAGAATGGAGCATTTTTCACTCAGATAACTTTGGTGATGTTATTTGCATGGAGGTTGGTGCTACTTGCGTAGGTTCAATTCTTCAAAGTTATAGTACAGATGCCAAAATTACAAAAGGAGAGGAAAAAGGGTACTTCAAATTCGGTGGTTCCACTGTAATCCTGTTTTTTAAAAAAGATGTCGTAAAAATTCATGAGGATTTACTAAACCAAACACAATTAGGTTTTGAAACTTCTGTATTAATGGGAGAAGAAATAGGACTGAAATAA
- a CDS encoding GNAT family N-acetyltransferase, which yields MLKGNKILLRCVERRDLNIFYDIWADEEVRRLDGNFRLPPSKEDILNNFNKFINLDKKYLSIINGKGVVVGYITFREISESKNVYVLGITVGQNFWNRGYGQDSVKVLLKYLFMDIAAHRVELEVLDFNLRAIQCYKKCGFIEEGKKRKTCFSYGNYRDVIIMGILREDFVNKSL from the coding sequence ATGTTAAAAGGTAATAAAATATTATTGAGATGTGTAGAGAGACGAGATTTGAATATATTTTATGATATTTGGGCTGATGAAGAGGTTAGGAGACTTGATGGTAATTTTAGATTGCCTCCATCTAAAGAGGATATATTAAATAATTTTAATAAGTTTATTAATCTTGATAAGAAATATCTTAGCATTATAAATGGAAAAGGCGTAGTTGTAGGATATATAACGTTTAGAGAAATTAGTGAAAGTAAAAATGTATATGTATTAGGTATAACTGTAGGTCAAAACTTTTGGAATAGAGGATATGGGCAAGATTCTGTAAAGGTTTTGTTAAAATATTTATTCATGGATATTGCTGCGCATAGAGTAGAGCTCGAAGTACTAGATTTTAATTTAAGAGCAATTCAATGTTATAAAAAATGTGGGTTTATAGAAGAAGGAAAGAAGAGAAAGACTTGCTTTTCCTATGGGAATTATAGGGATGTAATTATTATGGGAATTCTTAGAGAAGATTTTGTAAATAAAAGTTTGTAA
- the serS gene encoding serine--tRNA ligase yields MLDLKRIRNNPEEIKKLMKNRGENFDLSVIDEVVSLDKARRDILVEVEELKNNRNTQSALIPKLKKSGENVEEIMSQMKKLSDEIKNFDIELYEVNEKIKNIMLSIPNIPSVNVPEGDTEEDNVEVKKWGEPKHFSYAAKAHWDLGTDNDILDFERGAKITGSRFTVYKGLGARLERALISYFLDLHVDNNGYTEILPPYMVNRQSMIGTGQLPKFEEDAFKVANTDYFLIPTAEVPVTNIYRDEILSGQDLPIKHVAYSACFRQEAGSAGRDSRGLIRQHQFNKVELLKFTKPEDSYAELEKLLMDAESVLQGLELPYRIVKICKGDLGFTASFKYDIEVWMPSYNKYVEISSCSNFEDFQARRANIKYKDDKKDKANYIHTLNGSGVAIGRALAAVLENYQNEDGSVTIPNVLVKYMGQKTLISK; encoded by the coding sequence ATGTTAGATTTGAAAAGAATAAGAAATAATCCAGAAGAAATAAAAAAATTAATGAAAAATAGAGGGGAAAATTTTGATTTATCAGTAATTGATGAAGTGGTATCTCTTGATAAAGCAAGAAGGGATATATTAGTTGAGGTTGAAGAATTAAAAAATAATAGGAACACTCAATCTGCGCTTATACCAAAGCTTAAGAAAAGTGGAGAAAATGTAGAAGAAATTATGTCCCAAATGAAAAAACTTTCAGATGAAATTAAAAATTTTGATATTGAGCTATATGAAGTAAATGAAAAAATTAAAAATATTATGTTAAGTATCCCAAACATACCGAGTGTAAATGTGCCAGAAGGGGATACCGAGGAAGATAATGTTGAAGTGAAAAAATGGGGAGAGCCTAAACATTTCAGCTATGCAGCTAAAGCGCATTGGGATTTGGGAACAGACAATGATATTTTAGATTTTGAAAGAGGCGCAAAGATTACGGGTTCAAGATTTACAGTATATAAAGGCCTCGGAGCAAGGCTTGAAAGAGCACTAATAAGTTATTTTTTAGATCTTCATGTGGATAACAATGGGTATACAGAAATACTGCCTCCATATATGGTTAATAGACAAAGTATGATCGGTACGGGTCAATTACCTAAGTTTGAAGAAGATGCTTTTAAAGTGGCTAATACAGACTATTTCTTAATACCGACAGCAGAGGTACCTGTTACAAATATTTATAGAGATGAGATATTAAGTGGTCAAGATCTTCCTATAAAGCATGTTGCGTATAGTGCTTGTTTTAGACAAGAAGCAGGTTCAGCAGGAAGGGATAGTAGAGGACTTATAAGGCAACATCAATTTAATAAAGTAGAACTTCTTAAATTCACAAAGCCTGAGGATTCATATGCAGAGCTTGAAAAGTTACTTATGGATGCAGAGTCAGTATTACAAGGACTTGAATTACCTTATAGAATAGTTAAGATATGTAAAGGCGATTTAGGATTTACAGCATCATTTAAATATGATATCGAGGTTTGGATGCCAAGCTACAACAAGTATGTTGAAATATCAAGCTGTAGTAATTTCGAGGATTTCCAAGCAAGGCGTGCCAACATTAAGTATAAAGATGATAAAAAGGATAAAGCTAATTATATTCATACACTAAATGGATCAGGGGTAGCTATTGGAAGAGCATTAGCTGCAGTACTTGAAAACTACCAGAATGAAGATGGATCAGTAACTATTCCAAATGTTTTAGTGAAGTATATGGGACAAAAAACATTAATTTCAAAATAA